A stretch of the Massilia sp. W12 genome encodes the following:
- a CDS encoding Ig-like domain-containing protein, protein MSADLDEDNPPLINALEVQVNGTDVTVTGVTINSTARTIIVALNTTLLPGDIIDFVYTDPTAGNDANAIQGLDGADSASFSHSIVVAIPRPGPSAPSTPTLDSSSDSGTLGDFQTNDTTPLVSGKADANATVKLYDTDGSTLLGTTTADGSGKWSITSSVLSEGSHTLKATQTDGKANTSPLSNGLSLNIDTTANAPTSMAVSAGSDSGTLGDGISNSGTPVITGKGEIGAKVSLYDTDGATVLGTATVDGAGKWSITSSTLVEGSHTLTTKQTDAAGNVSKASSDFTYIMDTVGPTSFKLGSTSIEQSKATNGATIASLNSSDITSVTYDFAVGNGVIDADNGKFTVSGSNLLAAQNLSKGSYHIYMSATDAAGNGAFQIFTITVTSGPSVTSIVRAGSASSTVPGSATSVDYTVTFSESVTGVDASDFTLTPSGNASGAVSNVTGSGATYTITVDSLTGDGDLRLDLNASGTGIKNGSSDAILSGYTSGETYTFDHTAPNATSTPSMTAGTDSGVSSSDAITKNTTPVFTGTGEANATVTLYDTDGSTVLGTTTADGSGKWSITSSKMSEGSHTLTVKQSDAAGNVSKASSSLAVEIDTSAPSAPATPVLSPGSDSGTSGDFLTNVSTPVITGTSEANATVKLYDTDGSTLLGTTTADGSGKWSITSSTLSDGSHSLTVKQTDLAGNVSSASSALTLDIDTSTPGTPGTPALDAGSDSGTLSDGITNISAPTLVGTGAVGDTITLYDTDGSTVLGTAVVDGSGNWSVTSSSLADGVHTVTVKQTNAAGTASSASKSFALTIDSSAPSAPSAPSMSAGTDSGVSSSDAITKNTTPTFTGTGEANATVTLYDTDGSTVLGTTTADGSGKWSISSSKMSEGSHTLTVKQSDAAGNVSKAGSSLAVEIDTTAPTAPATPELSLASDSGTGGDFLTNVNTPVITGTSEANATVKLYDTDGSTLLGTTTADGSGKWSITSSTLSDGSHSLTVKQTDTAGNVSSASSALTLDIDTSIPGITGTPALDAGSDSGTASDNITNITTPVITGTGVAGNIVSLYDTDGSTLLGSAVVDGKGNWSITTSGLADGAHTLTSKQSNPAGTVSTASKGLSLTIDSSTPSAPSAPSMTAGTDTGLSSSDALTKNNTPSFTGTGEANATVTLYDTDGSTVLGTTTADGSGNWSITSSKLSDGAHTLTVKQSDAAGNVSKASSSLSAQIDTSAPDAPATPVLSPASDSGTAGDFLTNVNTPVITGTSEANATVKLYDTDGSTLLGTTTADGSGKWSITSSSLNDGSHSLTVKQTDGAGNVSSVSSALSIEIDTSIPTTPATPNLDKSSDSGVPNDALTNVQTPLITGTGTKGNTVNLYDSDGVTVLGSTVVDGSGNWSITSSKLTEGKHSLSVKQSNPAGTVSSVSKGLDLEIDVTPPATLGAPTLDLGSDSGNADNLTNFTTPLINGKAMPNSMVKLYDSDGSTVLGSGTADGSGNWSITSSQLTAGLHTIMARQYDVAGNISDAGALLNITIDPVGPSAITLSNSKISDGAAKNSLVGNLSATDSTKNDSFVYVFASGVGDSGNDLFTLSNGALYIKDPASAGAGSHSVRLQVTDLAGNVLTQTLSITVDTNYAPQISGLPGDKGQAAMFGKSSTLGQLAVSDAENDVLSMSIVAVNGRLENITDADPNSAGVQLSGTAAQINAALAAATFTPSVVGSASLSLSLSDPQHATPVSATYLFDAAAQPPTKVDGVDVNIDPSPLPGGGAGTKVTIPIVDASRVDDTGNGALADIPLVGSKDSPLLSAHVPLGFGLSSSGGESKAAGNSLEDLIAAIIATTPNNAPADQAHLTGNGQSFLNLLPSNVPLLVQTVTMQANANPPSQSLTLNGSSDTAQHTALVIDVRNLPTDSKITLNEVDFAAVVGAAHVSSNKAGQILTGDAASQHFSIVPNSGSKVFSGNGDDGLQFNDLITPQLLATLDGAPSATMEDGKQAMLHGGAGSDKAYFSQNKANYKVEQFDGYVMVSNLSAPDQTVKLVNVESLQFADAGSSVSSRAELNTVAGLYLSILGRQADVGGFGYWGGLQAANHSLGELALGMMGTAEGLARGFAMTGQSAHDVAVLYRAIFGREGEAGGLAYWTDLLDTGKLNLVGVANGFINAEEMTNHKLGTTGWDFLT, encoded by the coding sequence ATGAGTGCAGATCTTGACGAAGACAATCCTCCATTAATCAACGCGCTTGAAGTCCAGGTCAATGGCACCGATGTCACGGTGACCGGAGTTACCATTAACAGCACCGCCCGCACCATTATCGTCGCCCTCAACACAACCCTGCTGCCGGGCGACATCATTGATTTTGTCTATACTGACCCGACTGCCGGCAATGATGCGAATGCGATTCAGGGACTAGATGGCGCCGACAGCGCCAGTTTTTCACACTCGATTGTGGTCGCCATCCCCCGCCCCGGCCCCTCAGCGCCGTCAACCCCCACGCTGGATTCAAGCAGCGACAGCGGCACACTGGGTGATTTTCAGACCAATGACACCACCCCACTGGTCAGCGGGAAGGCAGATGCCAACGCCACCGTGAAACTGTATGACACTGATGGCTCCACCTTGCTCGGCACGACTACTGCCGATGGCTCCGGCAAATGGAGCATCACCAGTTCTGTGCTGTCCGAAGGCAGCCATACCTTGAAAGCGACGCAAACCGATGGCAAGGCCAACACCTCGCCGCTGAGCAACGGTTTATCCTTGAATATCGACACCACCGCCAATGCGCCGACTTCGATGGCGGTGTCGGCTGGCAGCGACAGCGGCACGCTGGGCGATGGCATCAGCAATTCCGGCACACCGGTGATCACCGGCAAAGGAGAAATCGGCGCCAAGGTCAGCCTGTACGACACGGATGGCGCCACCGTGCTGGGCACAGCCACCGTGGATGGTGCAGGCAAATGGAGCATCACCAGCAGCACGCTGGTGGAAGGCAGCCACACCCTGACCACAAAGCAAACTGATGCTGCCGGCAATGTCTCCAAAGCCTCCAGTGACTTCACCTACATCATGGACACAGTGGGGCCGACCAGTTTCAAGCTGGGCAGCACGTCCATAGAACAAAGCAAAGCGACCAATGGCGCCACCATCGCCTCACTGAATTCAAGCGATATCACCAGCGTCACCTATGACTTTGCAGTGGGAAATGGGGTGATTGATGCGGATAATGGCAAATTCACGGTGTCCGGCTCAAATCTGCTGGCGGCGCAAAATTTAAGCAAAGGCTCATACCACATCTACATGAGCGCAACCGATGCGGCCGGCAATGGCGCATTTCAGATTTTCACCATCACAGTCACCAGCGGCCCGAGCGTGACGTCAATTGTGCGCGCCGGCAGCGCCAGCAGCACCGTCCCGGGCAGCGCGACCTCGGTTGACTATACCGTCACGTTCAGCGAATCAGTGACAGGAGTTGACGCAAGCGACTTTACGCTCACCCCAAGCGGCAACGCCAGCGGCGCAGTCTCAAATGTGACCGGCAGCGGCGCGACTTACACCATCACGGTGGACTCACTGACTGGCGATGGCGACCTGCGCCTGGACTTGAACGCCAGCGGCACCGGCATCAAAAACGGCTCAAGCGATGCCATCCTGAGCGGCTACACCAGCGGTGAAACTTACACCTTTGACCACACCGCGCCAAACGCCACCTCCACACCGTCGATGACAGCGGGAACGGACAGCGGTGTTTCATCCAGTGATGCGATCACGAAAAACACCACACCCGTCTTTACCGGCACGGGCGAAGCCAACGCCACTGTCACCTTATACGATACAGACGGCAGCACCGTGCTGGGCACGACCACGGCGGATGGCAGCGGTAAATGGAGCATCACCAGCAGCAAAATGAGCGAAGGTTCGCACACCCTCACCGTCAAACAGAGCGACGCAGCTGGCAATGTCAGCAAAGCCAGCAGCAGCCTGGCAGTGGAAATCGACACCAGTGCGCCTTCCGCCCCGGCCACCCCGGTCTTGTCGCCCGGCAGCGACAGCGGAACCAGCGGCGACTTCTTAACCAATGTCAGCACGCCAGTGATTACCGGCACATCGGAAGCGAATGCGACGGTTAAACTGTACGACACCGACGGCTCGACCCTGCTGGGCACGACCACGGCAGACGGCTCGGGCAAATGGAGCATCACCAGCTCGACCTTAAGCGATGGCTCGCACAGCCTGACCGTGAAACAAACCGATCTGGCCGGCAATGTCTCCAGCGCCAGCAGCGCGCTGACGCTGGATATTGACACCAGCACCCCCGGCACGCCCGGCACACCGGCATTGGATGCGGGCAGCGACAGCGGCACACTGAGCGATGGCATCACCAATATCAGCGCGCCCACCCTGGTCGGCACGGGCGCCGTGGGCGACACCATCACCCTGTACGACACCGACGGCTCGACCGTACTGGGCACGGCTGTGGTGGATGGCAGCGGCAATTGGAGCGTTACCAGCAGCAGCCTGGCGGATGGTGTGCATACCGTGACGGTAAAGCAAACCAATGCCGCCGGCACGGCCTCCAGCGCCAGCAAGAGCTTTGCCCTGACCATTGACAGCAGCGCACCATCCGCCCCTTCCGCACCGTCGATGAGCGCCGGCACAGATTCCGGCGTCTCGTCGAGCGACGCGATCACCAAAAACACCACGCCAACCTTCACCGGCACAGGCGAAGCCAACGCCACAGTCACGCTGTACGACACAGATGGCAGCACCGTGCTGGGCACGACCACGGCGGATGGCAGCGGTAAATGGAGCATCAGCAGCAGCAAGATGAGCGAAGGTTCGCACACCCTCACCGTCAAACAGAGCGACGCGGCTGGCAACGTCAGCAAAGCCGGCAGCAGCCTGGCGGTGGAAATTGACACCACCGCGCCGACCGCGCCCGCCACCCCGGAATTGTCGCTGGCCAGCGACAGCGGCACAGGCGGTGACTTCCTGACGAATGTGAATACGCCGGTGATCACCGGCACATCGGAAGCCAACGCCACGGTCAAACTGTATGACACCGACGGCTCAACCCTGCTGGGCACGACCACGGCGGACGGCAGCGGCAAATGGAGCATCACCAGCTCGACCTTAAGCGATGGCTCGCACAGCCTGACCGTAAAACAAACCGATACCGCTGGCAATGTCTCCAGCGCCAGCAGCGCGCTGACGCTGGATATTGACACCAGCATCCCCGGCATAACCGGCACGCCGGCATTGGATGCCGGCAGCGACAGCGGCACAGCCTCGGACAACATCACCAATATCACCACCCCGGTGATCACCGGCACAGGGGTGGCTGGCAATATTGTCAGCTTATACGACACCGACGGCTCCACCTTGCTGGGCTCAGCCGTAGTGGATGGCAAGGGCAATTGGAGCATCACCACCAGCGGCTTAGCCGATGGCGCACACACCCTCACCAGCAAACAAAGCAATCCCGCCGGCACCGTCTCCACCGCAAGTAAGGGTTTGAGCCTGACCATCGACAGCAGCACACCGTCCGCCCCTTCCGCGCCCTCGATGACAGCGGGCACAGATACCGGCCTCTCGTCGAGCGATGCGCTCACCAAAAACAACACGCCAAGCTTCACCGGCACAGGCGAAGCGAACGCCACTGTCACGCTGTACGACACAGATGGCAGCACCGTGCTGGGCACGACCACGGCGGATGGCTCAGGCAACTGGAGCATCACCAGCAGCAAATTAAGCGATGGCGCGCATACGCTCACGGTCAAACAAAGCGACGCCGCCGGCAATGTCTCCAAAGCCAGCAGCAGTTTATCGGCGCAGATCGACACCAGCGCGCCGGATGCGCCGGCCACGCCAGTGTTATCGCCAGCCAGCGACAGCGGCACAGCGGGCGACTTCCTGACAAATGTGAATACGCCGGTGATCACCGGCACATCGGAAGCCAACGCCACAGTCAAACTGTATGACACCGACGGTTCGACCCTGCTGGGCACAACCACGGCAGATGGTTCCGGCAAGTGGAGCATCACCAGCAGCAGCTTGAATGACGGTTCGCACAGCTTGACGGTTAAGCAAACCGATGGCGCCGGCAATGTTTCCTCCGTCAGCAGCGCGCTGAGCATTGAGATTGACACCAGCATTCCCACCACCCCGGCCACCCCGAATCTGGATAAGAGCAGCGACAGCGGCGTGCCAAACGACGCCCTGACCAATGTGCAAACCCCGCTGATCACAGGCACGGGCACAAAAGGCAACACTGTCAATCTGTATGACAGCGATGGCGTGACCGTACTCGGCAGCACAGTGGTGGATGGCAGCGGCAATTGGAGCATCACCAGCAGCAAGCTGACCGAAGGCAAACACAGCCTGAGCGTGAAACAAAGCAATCCAGCCGGCACAGTCTCAAGCGTCAGCAAAGGCTTAGATCTGGAAATCGACGTCACGCCGCCCGCCACCTTGGGCGCGCCCACACTGGACCTCGGCAGCGATAGCGGGAATGCCGACAATCTGACCAATTTCACCACCCCGCTGATCAATGGCAAAGCCATGCCCAACAGCATGGTGAAACTGTATGACAGCGATGGCAGCACAGTACTCGGCTCGGGCACGGCGGATGGCAGCGGCAATTGGAGCATCACATCCAGCCAGCTTACCGCCGGTTTGCACACCATCATGGCGCGCCAGTATGATGTGGCCGGCAATATCAGCGACGCCGGCGCCCTGCTCAATATCACCATTGACCCGGTCGGCCCGAGCGCGATTACGCTTTCCAACAGCAAGATCAGCGACGGCGCGGCGAAAAACTCCCTGGTCGGCAATCTCAGCGCTACCGACTCCACCAAAAATGACAGCTTTGTGTATGTATTCGCCAGCGGCGTGGGCGATAGCGGCAACGACCTGTTCACCTTGAGCAATGGCGCGCTGTACATCAAAGATCCTGCCAGCGCCGGGGCCGGCTCACACAGCGTGCGGCTGCAAGTCACCGATCTGGCCGGCAATGTGCTGACGCAAACCTTAAGCATCACCGTCGATACCAATTACGCCCCGCAAATCAGCGGCCTGCCGGGCGATAAAGGTCAGGCGGCGATGTTTGGCAAGAGCAGCACACTGGGACAATTAGCCGTCAGCGATGCGGAAAACGATGTCTTGAGCATGAGCATCGTCGCCGTCAATGGCCGCCTGGAGAATATTACCGACGCCGATCCGAATAGCGCCGGGGTGCAATTAAGCGGCACGGCAGCGCAAATCAACGCCGCCCTGGCCGCGGCCACCTTCACCCCCAGCGTGGTGGGCAGCGCCTCGCTCAGTCTGAGCCTGAGCGATCCGCAACACGCCACCCCTGTCAGCGCCACTTATCTGTTTGACGCCGCCGCGCAACCGCCGACCAAGGTGGACGGGGTGGATGTCAACATCGACCCAAGCCCCCTGCCCGGCGGCGGCGCCGGCACAAAAGTCACAATTCCGATTGTGGACGCCAGCCGCGTGGATGACACCGGCAATGGCGCGCTGGCGGATATTCCGCTGGTCGGCTCAAAAGACAGCCCGCTGCTGTCCGCCCATGTGCCGCTGGGATTTGGCTTAAGCAGCAGCGGCGGCGAAAGCAAAGCCGCCGGCAATTCGCTGGAAGATTTAATCGCCGCGATTATCGCCACCACGCCAAACAATGCGCCGGCGGATCAGGCCCATTTGACCGGCAACGGGCAAAGCTTCCTGAATTTGCTGCCGTCCAATGTGCCGCTGCTGGTGCAAACCGTGACCATGCAAGCCAACGCCAATCCGCCAAGCCAGAGCCTGACCTTAAATGGCAGCTCCGATACGGCACAACACACCGCGCTGGTGATTGATGTGCGCAATTTGCCCACGGACAGCAAAATCACCTTAAACGAAGTCGATTTTGCCGCCGTGGTCGGCGCAGCTCACGTCAGCAGCAATAAAGCCGGACAGATTCTGACCGGCGACGCGGCGTCACAGCATTTCTCGATTGTGCCCAACAGCGGCAGCAAGGTGTTTTCCGGCAATGGCGATGACGGCTTGCAATTTAATGACCTGATCACGCCGCAATTGCTGGCCACGCTGGATGGCGCGCCAAGCGCGACCATGGAGGATGGCAAGCAAGCCATGTTGCACGGCGGCGCCGGCAGCGATAAGGCTTACTTCTCACAAAACAAGGCGAATTACAAAGTTGAGCAATTCGACGGCTATGTGATGGTGAGCAATCTGAGTGCGCCGGATCAGACGGTGAAGCTGGTGAATGTGGAAAGCCTGCAGTTTGCCGACGCCGGCAGCAGCGTCAGCAGCCGCGCCGAGCTCAACACAGTGGCCGGGCTGTATCTC
- the fliR gene encoding flagellar biosynthetic protein FliR, producing MISINSQDWYAWIAALLWPLVRILGMITASPVLGNRTFPARAKVLLGLALTLLIAPLLPPLPASIKDPLSLNGMLILAQQFLIGIGIGLSMRIVFAAVEMAGESIGLTMGLGFATFFDPQSQGRSSAIAQFLALLATLSFLAIDGHLLMIQIVVETFITLPISDQPVSAYGFKLLADWGAKLFSAGLQLALPILCALLLVNIALGILTRAAPQLNIFGIGFPLTLGLGFLMLTLILPYLSMPLQTLLNQGFEQAREVPRKLQQREPRPPAPAPALPAARP from the coding sequence ATGATCAGCATCAACAGCCAGGATTGGTACGCCTGGATCGCCGCCCTGCTCTGGCCGCTGGTGCGCATCCTGGGCATGATCACCGCCTCTCCAGTGCTGGGCAACCGCACCTTTCCGGCGCGCGCCAAGGTGCTGCTGGGACTGGCGCTGACCCTGCTCATCGCCCCCCTGCTGCCGCCGCTGCCGGCCAGCATCAAAGATCCGCTCTCACTCAACGGCATGCTGATCCTGGCGCAGCAATTTCTGATCGGCATCGGCATCGGTTTATCCATGCGCATCGTGTTTGCCGCCGTGGAAATGGCGGGTGAAAGCATAGGCTTGACCATGGGCCTGGGTTTCGCCACCTTTTTTGATCCGCAGTCGCAGGGACGCTCCTCCGCCATTGCGCAATTTCTGGCCTTGCTGGCCACCCTGAGTTTTTTAGCCATCGACGGCCATTTGCTGATGATACAAATTGTGGTCGAGACCTTTATCACCCTGCCGATTTCAGACCAGCCGGTCTCAGCATATGGCTTCAAACTGCTGGCGGACTGGGGCGCGAAACTGTTTTCCGCCGGTTTGCAACTGGCGCTGCCGATTCTGTGTGCGCTCTTGCTGGTGAATATCGCTTTAGGCATTTTGACGCGCGCCGCGCCGCAGCTCAATATCTTTGGCATCGGCTTCCCGCTCACCCTGGGTTTAGGCTTTTTAATGCTGACCCTGATCCTGCCGTATTTGAGCATGCCGCTGCAAACCCTGCTCAACCAGGGCTTTGAGCAGGCGCGCGAAGTCCCGCGCAAACTGCAACAAAGAGAGCCACGCCCGCCGGCCCCGGCCCCGGCGCTGCCGGCTGCGCGGCCATAA
- the fliQ gene encoding flagellar biosynthesis protein FliQ gives MTPESVVAMGRQAMEVTLLVGAPMLLTALFIGLLVSIFQAATQINEATLSFIPKLVGIFVVMILAGPWMLTIMLDYMRKVFTGIPGLIG, from the coding sequence ATGACGCCGGAATCCGTGGTTGCAATGGGCCGACAGGCAATGGAAGTCACGCTGCTGGTCGGCGCCCCGATGCTGTTGACGGCCTTATTCATCGGCCTCTTAGTCAGTATCTTCCAGGCCGCCACCCAGATCAATGAAGCCACCCTCTCCTTCATCCCCAAGCTGGTGGGTATTTTCGTGGTGATGATCTTAGCCGGTCCCTGGATGCTGACTATCATGCTGGACTATATGCGCAAGGTATTTACCGGCATTCCCGGCCTGATCGGATAG
- the fliP gene encoding flagellar type III secretion system pore protein FliP (The bacterial flagellar biogenesis protein FliP forms a type III secretion system (T3SS)-type pore required for flagellar assembly.): MAQQAGLPAFTSTPAPGGGQTYSLSLQTLLFMTSLSFLPAVLLMMTSFVRIVIVLSLLRQALGTQSAPPNQVIIGLSLFLTLFVMSPVMDKIYVEAYKPLADDKITMQQALEKGVVPLKTFMLKQTRQADLALFVKLAGVPSLQGPEEVPLKVLMPAFLTSELKTAFQIGFAIFIPFLIIDMVVASVLMAMGMMMMSPAVISLPFKLMLFVLVDGWQLLIGALAQSFY, encoded by the coding sequence ATGGCCCAGCAAGCCGGCTTGCCGGCCTTCACCAGCACGCCGGCGCCGGGCGGCGGGCAAACCTATTCGCTCTCGCTGCAAACCCTGCTGTTCATGACATCACTGTCGTTTTTGCCGGCAGTGTTATTGATGATGACCAGCTTTGTGCGCATCGTGATTGTGCTTTCTCTGCTGCGGCAAGCCTTAGGCACACAAAGCGCCCCGCCCAACCAGGTGATTATCGGCCTCTCACTGTTTCTGACCTTGTTTGTGATGAGCCCGGTAATGGACAAAATCTATGTCGAAGCCTACAAACCGCTGGCCGATGACAAAATCACTATGCAACAAGCCTTGGAAAAAGGCGTGGTCCCGCTGAAAACCTTTATGCTCAAACAAACCCGCCAAGCCGACCTGGCGCTGTTTGTCAAATTGGCTGGCGTGCCCTCATTACAGGGGCCGGAAGAAGTGCCGCTGAAAGTGTTGATGCCGGCATTTTTAACCAGTGAATTGAAGACCGCGTTCCAGATCGGCTTTGCCATCTTCATCCCGTTTTTAATCATTGACATGGTGGTAGCCAGCGTCTTGATGGCGATGGGTATGATGATGATGTCGCCGGCGGTGATTTCGCTGCCATTCAAACTCATGCTGTTTGTGCTGGTGGATGGCTGGCAATTATTGATCGGCGCCCTGGCGCAGAGTTTTTATTAG
- the fliO gene encoding flagellar biosynthetic protein FliO, whose translation MTLCFLLAGHGAFANPASAPPPAAASAGQASATPPAASAAAPAGAANDSARLVTLPPPAKEPAPAYAGPGMLQIFASLIVVLALLGLLAWGLRRFGPQHIQGGPHMRIVGGISLGGRERVLVLEVGEQWIVIGAAPGRVSMLTTLPRQSAPADNLPPGEKNFANWLKQFMEKKHDA comes from the coding sequence ATGACGCTGTGTTTTTTGCTGGCCGGACATGGCGCATTCGCCAACCCCGCCAGCGCCCCGCCGCCCGCTGCCGCCAGCGCCGGTCAGGCCAGCGCCACGCCGCCCGCCGCCAGCGCCGCTGCGCCAGCCGGCGCGGCCAATGACAGCGCACGTTTAGTCACCCTGCCGCCCCCGGCCAAAGAACCGGCCCCGGCATACGCCGGCCCCGGCATGCTGCAAATCTTCGCCTCTTTGATTGTGGTGTTGGCCCTGCTGGGCCTGCTGGCCTGGGGCTTGCGCCGCTTCGGCCCGCAGCACATCCAGGGCGGGCCGCATATGCGTATCGTCGGCGGCATCAGTCTGGGCGGACGTGAACGCGTCCTGGTGCTGGAAGTGGGTGAACAATGGATTGTGATCGGCGCAGCGCCTGGCCGCGTCAGCATGCTGACCACCCTGCCGCGCCAAAGTGCGCCGGCGGACAATTTGCCGCCGGGGGAAAAGAATTTCGCCAATTGGCTCAAACAGTTCATGGAAAAAAAGCATGACGCCTAA
- the fliN gene encoding flagellar motor switch protein FliN: protein MDDNSFDESSLEDDWGAAIAEQAKAEAEAAAALAAQNAAQAAVFKDFSAPGPKTETQNDIEFILDIPVQLTVELGRTKIAIKNLLQLAQGSVVELDGLAGEPMDVLVNGCLIAQGEVVVVNDRFGIRLTDIITPSERIRKLNK, encoded by the coding sequence ATGGACGACAACAGTTTCGACGAAAGCTCACTTGAAGACGATTGGGGCGCGGCGATTGCCGAGCAAGCCAAAGCGGAAGCCGAGGCCGCCGCCGCGCTGGCGGCGCAAAATGCGGCGCAAGCGGCTGTTTTCAAAGACTTTTCCGCGCCAGGCCCGAAAACCGAAACGCAAAACGATATCGAATTCATTCTCGATATCCCGGTGCAATTGACCGTGGAATTGGGGCGCACCAAGATCGCCATTAAAAACCTGCTGCAATTAGCGCAAGGCTCGGTGGTGGAATTGGATGGCCTGGCCGGTGAACCGATGGATGTGCTGGTGAATGGCTGCTTGATTGCCCAGGGTGAGGTGGTGGTGGTGAATGACCGTTTCGGCATCCGCTTGACCGATATCATCACACCCAGTGAGCGGATTCGCAAACTCAACAAATGA
- the fliM gene encoding flagellar motor switch protein FliM: MADNFLSQEEVDALLKGVNGDQDDTQVQEESSGIRTYNLATQERIVRGRMPTLEIINERFARLLRVGLFNFLRRSAEVSVGSVRVSKYSEFIRNLVVPTNLNLVHMKPLRGTALMVFDPGLVFLLVDNLFGGDGRFHTRVEGRDFTQTEQRIILRILDIVFEAYTKSWEPVFPVEFEYIRSEMNTQFANIATPNEVVVASTFTVELGSVSGQIHFCMPYSMIEPIRDALTSSLQGEALEVDKRWIRLMTQQIQVAEVEIVATLGTAKSSFAEILNYKPGDIISLNIPEFIEATVDGVPVLECTYGVFNGQYALKVEKLLTNNDSKHDGKPDVRRIHQDLTEMDREPDIRPHDE; the protein is encoded by the coding sequence ATGGCTGATAATTTTCTTTCCCAGGAAGAAGTTGATGCCCTTTTAAAGGGCGTCAACGGGGATCAGGACGACACCCAGGTTCAGGAAGAATCCTCGGGTATCCGTACCTATAACCTCGCGACCCAGGAAAGAATTGTGCGTGGGCGTATGCCTACGCTGGAAATCATCAATGAGCGTTTCGCCCGTTTGCTGCGGGTCGGCCTGTTCAATTTTTTACGCCGCAGCGCCGAAGTCTCGGTCGGCTCTGTGCGCGTGTCCAAATACAGCGAATTCATCCGCAATCTGGTGGTGCCCACCAACCTCAATCTGGTGCATATGAAGCCATTGCGCGGCACTGCTTTGATGGTGTTTGATCCGGGCCTGGTGTTTTTGCTGGTGGACAATCTGTTTGGCGGCGATGGCCGCTTTCATACCCGGGTCGAAGGGCGCGACTTCACCCAAACCGAGCAGCGCATTATTTTGCGCATTCTCGATATTGTGTTTGAGGCTTACACCAAATCCTGGGAGCCGGTGTTTCCAGTCGAGTTTGAGTATATCCGTTCAGAAATGAACACCCAGTTCGCCAACATCGCCACCCCGAATGAGGTGGTGGTGGCGTCCACCTTCACGGTGGAACTCGGCTCAGTCAGCGGCCAGATTCACTTCTGCATGCCCTACTCCATGATTGAGCCGATCCGCGACGCGCTCACCTCCAGCCTGCAGGGCGAGGCGCTGGAAGTGGATAAGCGCTGGATCCGTTTGATGACGCAGCAAATTCAGGTCGCCGAAGTGGAGATCGTGGCCACCCTGGGCACCGCCAAGTCAAGTTTTGCTGAGATTTTGAACTACAAGCCGGGCGATATCATTTCCCTGAATATCCCCGAATTCATCGAAGCCACGGTGGACGGCGTGCCGGTGCTGGAGTGCACGTATGGGGTATTCAATGGCCAATATGCCTTGAAAGTGGAAAAACTGCTCACCAATAATGATTCTAAACACGATGGCAAACCTGATGTGCGGCGGATTCATCAGGATTTGACTGAAATGGACCGTGAGCCGGATATCCGGCCGCATGATGAATAG
- the fliL gene encoding flagellar basal body-associated protein FliL encodes MKADPKAKGAAAAAAEAAPAPKKKMLILIIAALVMCAATGGIVFFLTKSNAPPANAQHAAPATHPSGKVEPPVFVPIEPFTVNLQPEAGDQYLQTTLTLQVGGQTQVDVIKANMPLVRSRLLLLLSSKKASEINTAEGKKKLSEEIVEQVNQPFIEKGPQQNVLGVYFTSFIIQ; translated from the coding sequence GTGAAAGCAGATCCCAAGGCAAAGGGCGCAGCAGCTGCAGCGGCTGAAGCCGCCCCCGCCCCGAAGAAGAAGATGTTGATTTTGATCATCGCCGCACTTGTCATGTGCGCCGCCACCGGTGGCATTGTGTTCTTCCTGACCAAGAGCAACGCACCGCCCGCCAACGCACAGCATGCGGCCCCGGCGACGCATCCAAGCGGCAAGGTGGAGCCGCCGGTGTTTGTGCCGATTGAACCGTTCACGGTCAATTTGCAGCCGGAAGCCGGCGATCAATATCTGCAAACCACCTTGACCCTGCAAGTCGGCGGGCAAACCCAGGTGGATGTGATCAAAGCCAATATGCCGCTGGTCAGAAGCCGCTTGCTGCTCTTGCTGTCGAGCAAAAAAGCCTCTGAGATCAATACTGCGGAGGGCAAGAAAAAGCTCTCGGAAGAAATCGTCGAGCAAGTGAATCAGCCTTTCATTGAAAAAGGCCCGCAACAAAACGTGCTCGGCGTGTACTTCACTTCCTTCATCATCCAGTAA